The Silene latifolia isolate original U9 population chromosome Y, ASM4854445v1, whole genome shotgun sequence sequence TGTTGCTTGATAAATTTTAGAAGCAATTTTGGTGACATTCTGGTCCTCAAAAATACATCAGGAACATCATTTATGTCTCCCTCCCCAATGGCAATAAGCAAATCAGAAGCGAGGAGATCGTTTGGATGATATTGGAACTAGAGTAGACTTACTTGTACTTGCACGGGCTTTCGAACTGCTTGGCTGTAATTGCTTCGAAGCTGTTCATATATAAAGGAACATGTCACAACGATGATTTCATGTTAAGGTAAAGACTGACTAGCAGAAAATGGAAATGCTAAGAAACTGACCTTCAGGTAGAACCATAATGGAAGCATGatctctttttcttttcctaGAAGGAGAGCCCTTCGTCTTGCTTGGACTTGGACTAGGATCACCTATCGCCTTTTTCTTCATTTCTGTTGAACCAGGAAAAACCAATTTAGAGGAAACTCTAGCAAAGAACTTGTAAGACGAAACTAAGCTAGCAGAAATCAAAATCCGCGAGTACAAGCATAGATAAATGCAACAAAATTTGTGTATGTAACGAAATTAGAGCATTCACAAATGCAACGAAATTTGAGTATGTATCAGCATAGATAAATGTATCTAGCATGAAAAGGACAAATAAAGCTACCACGGGACGCACAAACTAAGCTATCATCAAATCAAAATCAGGAAAACGAGTTCTAATCAAAATTTACGAAACCCTAACTTTCAGAATTGGAATTATTTAGTAAACCGGAGTGCTTCGAATACAAATTGgtaactaaataagaaataaaagtgTGAATTGAAGCTTACCTTTAATTATAAATGTGTCGGGGGTGTAATTCTTACTGTTGTAAGAATTGGGAGGTAATTAAATGAGTGTTTTAATATTGGTTCGCACGGTTCGTACCGTAAGATGGTTCGCACGAGAacctgattctatatatatatactagttggGATGCTCGTGCGTTGCACGAGGCTCTCATTAGAATCATGTTTAACAATATGCATGTTGAGTGTCCTAAAGTTTTATTGAATAACGTATTGTAATACATGTCACGGTTTGGTAGTAACGTCagttaagttgataaaaaaaaaagtccaactaTGTTGAAATTGGAACACACATGGGGTGATTTAGTTGATTATCAATGGATCACCAGTCCCTTTAACATAAAAGGTACTCCCTTTTGtattatatcagttgtataacattTAAAAACATAGTTGTATTATGTAGTTACCTATATTTATCGTTGTACGCGCCATTGATTTTTAGTCAATATAAAACGTGATAACTTAGGGTGACCTTTATGAGATTCACAAATTAGATTAACCTACAACATCTACCAATACATTCCAGTCCGTAAGAATACGATGGTGTAAAAGTTGAATGGTGGTACGCAAAACAACATGTATCTCAATTCTATATGTAGCCTGTTTGGAGAATTTGTTAGATCACTAAACAATAGAATTTGTTTAAGATTATCTACAATTTAGACTGGTTGTTCCCGGTGAActtcatgcaaaatatataatacgacacCTAATTTGGTAGATATGTGAAAACTTCTTAAACTAATGcggagtaatatttacgtatctatATAAAACTAATAAGAGACTTCTTTTAACATAGGTAATACAAAGATATCTGATAGAATATATATAACGATATGACTCATTAAAACTTTATTTAAAGTATATAAATAGATGTATGCTCATTCTTGAAATATagctaaaaaaatattttatttctaagagataggATAGTAGGCTCCTACTCTTAAATCTGATTAGTTTGAAATTAATTTTAGAgattttctacatggtaccctcgCGTTTTTCCGATTTTTACGTGGTACTCCTCGGTTTTTAAAAAACATCACCGGTACCGTTAACTTTTATAAATTGTCCACAAAATACCcaaactaattaataaaattTGAGTTTTCAAACGATTAAATTTAAGAAAGAAAATATACTCAAGAGtaagtgtaatacccgccctttagggacccgttgaccgaccttaggcaCCTATCTTGACCATCGGAAGCCTTATGAGTGATGTCTTGTGACGATGTGAGCTGTGGTTTGTGTgggactcgatctagctgaggctactcgatcgagtagcttgggagctcgatcgagtaagggtcaatcgatcgagtaagttagttacttgATCAAGTAACGAGTTTGCAGCGGGGATTTATAATTCGATAATCGtgaaacctcaaatcatttccgcaccttctttctaaacctagatgccgttaCCTTCATTCTCCTTCACTATAATCGTTGCTCTTGAGGTCCTTGAGGATGCTTACACCGTGGGGGATGGGATgcatgagtcgggtagcagtcttGACGCCGgcttgctatgtataggtatgttatcatcatcatcatcgtcatcgttgtTTTTAGTTAGGTTGGTAGTAAtaatgatagatggttgtactgttGACATAGGTGTtttgcttggttgattggtatctTTTGGTTGGACGCAGGGTCGCTGCGGTTCGCTAAAGGTAGTTtcacctactcagtactgttgattgtctagagtgtttgtggatgttgtttggttgatttAGTGTCAGTATTCATGATTGGTTGTAGTAGTTGGTTGAACTTGTGTTGTTTTGATAATCGTAGTTGTggtacagctgattgtgattgtttgtctgtggttctcgaggtccgccctcggctgagtggagtcacttgcgggagtggcttcacgcccgtagttcgccctctatggaacccgccatgggaggtgatgtgcacattaatggacatgggtttattgctcggatagatgagcggggcttaggtgggaacggctccggtcccccactggcagggctggtccagcggacagtcggtgatggtggTTGGTTGGAGAAGATGTGGTGTGTGTGTTCTTGTGCGTGTGTTGTGTCTGTTTTTGTATGTTTGCtccctcagttgctgaccttgtgtggttttgttttgttgtttgttccttttgtgtctaccgtgatccactatggtgagcagtcagtcttagcaggttgtgatctggatcatagttgggtgcttggcgggatgagtctatcatgagtcacgacagaagtagttcacgtagctgatagtggttttgagttgtatcttttataaaattaattttgttaatcgtttgtaatataacttaaacgttcttttatcgacgtttgattattactgtcctcgggcaaccgagatggtaacgcccttatatgctagggaaggtcttgttaaagcTCCTTGGTATATGGTGGTGTTACAGTAAGTAAACGGAATTTGTGACAAAAGTTTGACAAAATATATATCACCAAAAAACcaataaaaatgcataaactaaACATTTAAAAATGGTGGATTTGATCTTTCTAAGTATTTTAATAAATTTTCATTAAATGTAAGGGTACCAATGATGTTTTCAAAAGATGAGAGGTACCgcataaaaatcgaaaaaaaacacGAGGGTATGTATCACGTAAAAAATACCTTAATTTTGTGTGACGCTATATGTGTGATGCTCATCTTCGACGATCATATTGTGAAGTATAATGCAAGTATCCATGATATTATGGAGCCTCTTCTTATGCCAAGAACGCGCTGGGCCACGAACTATAGCAAAACGAGATTGTAGTACTCCAAAAGCTTGTTCCACGTCTTTTAATTTCTTGCACTCTCTTGTCTTTCTTTAAATAAAAGTCTTTTTGGGTCTCGGGGGTGTGGAAATCTCCTAACAAAAGCAGTCCACTCAGGGTATATACCATCAATAAGATAATACCTCATCTTATATTCAATGCCATTTACCGTGAATCGAACTTCTGGAGCTATACCTTGTAATTTATCTTGAAATAAATTCCATCTACTAAGCACATTGAGGTCATTGTTTGACCCAGCTACACCAAAGTATGCATGCCATATCCATAGATCTACAGAGGCAACTGCTTCAAGCATGACTATCGGATATCCATGATCACCTCTCGTATACTGTCCTTTCCACCCTGTTGGACAATTTTTCCATGCCCAATGCATAAAATCTAGACTACCAAGCATACCGGGAAATCCATGACATTCCTCGTGCATTTTAAGCAATCGTTGGACATAATTAGCATTTGGTTTTCTCATGTACTGTTCTCCAAACATTTCAATAATAGCAGTACAGAATTTAAAGAAACACTCTATAGTCGTGGTTTTGCCAATTTTAATATACTTGTCAATAGCATCAGTCGGGGTACCATAAGCTGATATACGTACAGCAGTAGTACATTTTTGAAGAGGGGACAAACCTTTTACTTATATTGCGTCAACTCTTTGTTGAAAGTATGTAGTGTGGTTTCCAAGGGAATCTACGATCCGGTAAAAGAGCTCCTTTTTTATTCGGAATCTCCTTCGAAAAATATGATCCGGATAAACTGGCGTAGTTGAGAAGTAATCATTGTATAGACATTCAGCCCCACCTACTCAATCACGAGGCACAATGTTTTGTGATGGATTATTATATTGTTCGAGTACATAACGCCCCATTTCTTCGTGTGTTTCATCAAATAATTCTTCCTTCAAAAAATTATCCAAATCAAAATTGATTGTATCGGAATTTTGAGACATTTTTAAATAAATAGTTGAGTATTATAATGAGAATATAtagtattaataaaaacacgAGTTTTTTTTAAAATTTGGTAGTGAGTCTTAAGAAATGAAATAAGATTGTATATATAGAAATTATTTTGTAACGGCTAGTTTTTTTTTACAACGGCTAGTTTTTATAACGGCTAATTTTTAACGACTTTATTATTACATTTTTTTTAGTAACGGCTAGTTTTATAAGGACTTTTTTTATATAATGAATAATGACTACTATAAGACTACATTATTTTAATCACTACATAATAGAAACTAATTGATCATGACTAACGACTACATTAATTTAAGACTACATTATTCTAATCATGATCATGACTAATGACTacataatgaaataaaaatatctTAATTGAGTATAAAAATAACTTAATTAGAACATGATTTTATTCTTGATCATGACATTCCGTACTTCTGTCTAATTATTTCACATATTTGGTCATGATTTTTTCTAGCTCTTTCATCCATATTTCATGTTTCTTTACACAAAATTGCGAAATTCTTTTGACGTATTTATTCATCTTTTTGTCGAATGACATCTTCACATAACGCAAGTCTTCTATCCTGCATATCTTTATAATTATTCCACTTCTCATCAATGGCCCTAGCAGCTTTTTTTGCCTTGCCTTTATTTCGTGTTGCTTCTTTCGCTGCCTTTTGTCCTATTGGTCGTTCCTTTATCACTTCTACATTGTTATCAACTTCACTTATATTAGGATTTGAGGAAGATGAAGTATATGCTCCAGAAGATAAATTTCTTGTTCTCTTTGCGGAACCGCTTTGTGGATTAGCGAACCCTTTCCATTTTTGGGCAACTCGAAGAATTTTCCAAGAATGTATATAAGAAAATTTTCTATTCTTGTTTTGTGATTTGAACATCTCCTTGGCATTGGTTATTAAAAGGTCTTCGTCGTGACCACTTAGGTGACTATTTGGTAATTGATATAACATCCATTGAACTTGCTAACATCGGCACTCATTTTGTACCTGTAATTCCCCGTATTTTAatagtaatttatgagaataatttatgtaatttaaataattaattaatgatatttctaataataattataggtaagacgataattaattaataaattaattatccaAATCGtaaattgggcttagctaataatcgactgtgggccgtgtgccattgattaattggaccgaaatttattaaattggtatgagtgtaatcgggatttatatcgggaattaataataatataatatggaaataataaatatCTAAATGTAATAATAATTATCTCAATAATAAtgataaagttatggcaataataaataagtaaatattgtatgaggaaATACTAGCTATGGTAAGATTAGCAtatgtaataatattaattatattagttattcctataataattggaataaggaaaTAGTTCTTAGTTTCCTATTCTATGTCATATGCTCTCTAATTCGGGACTATAAATACACAATAATCTGagaaataatttataaaataagaaGGAAGAAATCTAATGGAAAGAAAAGATTAATTTTTATtctcgcctcaaggtaatatttcagaCCATCTTATGTATACACTTTAACTTATTATAACTCCAtaactagaccaccataggactcgagaTTTGGACCTAGGGAAAGTTTGGACTGCCGAGATTATGACCTGACCTTATTTGACCGACGTTGACCTTGTTAGGGTGGCTTTTGGGGCGGTTAAAAGTGGCTGGTCGGGGGGGTTACGGGTTTTGGTTGTGGGGATTGGGATGGATAATTGAACCCTTATTTGGACCCGTCGTGATCTGAGACATGGTTGGTTGTGATTGGGGAAGTTGGGCGGCCAGTGTTGTGGTGTTGGAAGGGtagttggtggtggttggtgcgggTGGTTGACCGGAAAACACGAGAACAGGGGGAAGGGTTTGAGGGGTTGTTAGTATCGTTTCTGGGTGGTTGTGGGCTGCCGTGAGTGGTTGTGGtcagtggtgggaccaccgtgggtcaagggagaccacggtggtggccaatGGTGGTCGTAGGGTGGTTTAAGGAGGTGAGTGAGGGTGTAGTGTTGGTTGTGTCAGGTTTTCGGGGGTCTGTGTAGGGCGCGGTTGTGTGGCTTGGATAGGGTGGTTAGGCTAGTGCCTGGCAGTCGACGGGATTGGCTGTAGTGCGAGCTAGGCTGTGGTAGGCTTGGGCAGTGGTGTCGGTGGCTACAAGTGTCGTGGGACGCGGGTTTTGGTGAGGTAAGGGACACGTTAAAAACCGTGGTTGTGGGGGTGTGGATTATGTTTGTTACGTGCATGTGTGGACGTGGGTGTATCTTCACGTGGATTTTGTGGGTGTGCCATGGGTTTGCTTTGTTTTATTTAAATTGTTAGTTGGGTCGAGTCGGGTTTTTATAAGACGGGTTTTGTATATTAATTTAcacgggaaataattaatataagtAAATTATAATTGagtaaattaatataattaattggATAATTAATGATTTAAGTAATATAACTAAAGATGATTAAATAAATTAGTTGAGAATAATTAGTAATTGTAAATAATTATTTATGGTTAGGTGACGGTATTGTTGAGACGCTTATATTGGATTTCTActaattggattgcgtaattggagtgcttgctttcgaggtagggataaatcctactcaacttttactcgataatgtttgttggatggtttATATTAAAGTGAGTTGATCATATGTGAATtttgttggttgatataatcgtaattgttagAAGGGAGATTTATATTGCATATGTTGGTTAATCATATCGTaactgttggaagggagaattacattgtatatgttggttatattgtggtggagtattgttgttgtattaacagatttattctggcagacattacttatagtaatgtggagtggtttaacagatttattctggcagacgatatttatcgtgtttactcaagcaggccccagattggtctggaggccatctggtggatattaatcaactatatgttgaggcagacattaccttttggtaatgtagtgtgtgtttactcaccttcgggttgaggctgccccggccagggattggcgggatgattagtgtaacgagtagaATTTGGCTTATgtgtgctaagtaaaaggaaGGAGCACGTTGCCAGGGAGTTGTGCAATGTAAacggaaattggattgttatcgtatgtactgtttttgttgttagtatttattcctactcaacctcgcggttgacagtgtattcatgaacacctgcggtgaaccgttttatggggagcagatttgacaggtactaaagattagctgacttgggagcattgggatgagagctcgacttggaccatagttgaagtctagatcacctaGAACAATTACATCACATTATTTATTTCTGCTGCGAGATGTattgtattttatattaagttttagttggttaagttgtaataaacatgtattcactaaagttttaattaaagtgCTTTGAtatgttgtactttgttatttactaactcggaaaaccgagatggtaacagtcctatttatttgggaatgtcttgctaaaggctccttaataaatgagggtgttacagtaCCAATGATTTGTagcttgtgtaacacccccatactccgagtgccttaccaggaccactcaggtatgaagacatcaccatctcggttgcccgaggtatgataatcaaatagacaaaacagaaacaacatttattataagtaatttaatgaataagtacaatcctcgaaaccaaactgaaagcacaatacattattccaaactatctgttctcaactgaaatgtaaataaaactaaactacgacggaagactctatcgtcatgtcgtggccatcccagctatcccatatcatctctatactgttcaatatctgctcaccatccccgaatggatcaccgcagttttacaaaaacaacaccgggtcgtactaatcacacaatcaatagagataaccacaataagacaaacagacggtgaaatcacacacacacatacatcaccaactcccatcatctcaatatcgacgtCCTTTGGACCAGaccaccgcgatgggggaccgcgttcccacctaagccccgctcatcgtacgagcgataaccctgtccattaatgtgcacatcccctttcgtggcgggttccacgaaggacgaaactagggcgtgagatcactcccgcaag is a genomic window containing:
- the LOC141628903 gene encoding uncharacterized protein LOC141628903, translated to MLYQLPNSHLSGHDEDLLITNAKEMFKSQNKNRKFSYIHSWKILRVAQKWKGFANPQSGSAKRTRNLSSGAYTSSSSNPNISEVDNNVEVIKERPIGQKAAKEATRNKGKAKKAARAIDEKWNNYKDMQDRRLALCEDVIRQKDE